The nucleotide sequence TCCGGACCGCCGGATCGAGCTCATCCGTCACGAACAGAACGGAGGAGTCAGCAAGGCCAGGAACACCGCCATCGCGGCTGCGAAGGGGGAGTGGGTGGCTTTCCTCGATCCGGACGACTACTGGCTTCCGGGACATCTCCAGGCCGCCGTCGAAGTTTTCAAGAGCAAGCCGGAAACCGCCGTGGTGTCATGCGAGGTGGAGGCGTTCACCGAGGATGAGAAAGGTGTGGAAATCGTCCGCTGGCGGATACCGCCGTGGAAAATCAAGAGTTTTCCCGCATCCCTGGTGTATCACAATTTCATCCAGCCGTCCGCGGCGGTCGTCCGCAAAGATTTTCTGGATAGGATTTCGGGATTCGACACCACGCCGGAGATCCAGCATATCGAAGATTATGATCTGTGGATCAGGCTCGCCCAGCTCGAGGCGGGGTTCGAGCTGCTCCAAACCGCGACATGCCGCTATCGCAAGCATCCGCAGGCGGCGACCAGCGATCCCGAAAAAATGCGGCGCCTTCATGAGGTGTTGTTCCGCAAGCATATCCTGTTCTTCATCCAGATGCAGTCCCGGCTGCTTCAGGCCGAGGCGGAGTCATCCGCGCGGGTTGCCGCCAAGCTGGAGGGCCCGCTGTTCAAGATCGCCCACCGGGTTGACCGGCTGCTGGCGAAGCTCAAGACCCGGCTCGTTCCATAGGAATGAGATGATTCACGCAAACATCCTCCACCCGGACATCCATGCTTAAAGTATCAGTCTTGCTTTGTACCCACAACCCCAAGGACGGCTATATCACCAGGACCTTGGAGGCGCTGAAAGATCAGACTCTTCCCCGTGACCAGTGGGAGCTGATGCTGATCGACAATTCATCGGCGGATCCCCTTGCCGGCAGGTACGACCTGTCGTGGCATCCGAACGGCCGGCACCTTTTGGAAAAGGAGCTGGGGCTCACCCCCGCCAGGATGTGCGGGATCGCCAACGCGTCGTCAGAGCTGCTGGTCTTCGTGGATGACGACAACGTCCTTCGTCCCGATTATCTCGCAAAAGCCGTGGAGATCGCGGAAAAGCATCCATTCCTCGGAGCCTGGGGCGGCAACACCAAGGGCGTCTATGAGGTCACTCCTCCGGAATGGTTTGGCAAGTGGGCGGAATATATCGGTGTCAAGAAACATGACCGCTTCAATTGGACCAACGTTCCTTGCAATGCGAAATGCTCTCCCATCGGGGCGGGACTCTGCGTCCGCCGCGCGGTGGCGGTTGCCTATGCGGAGGAGCAGAAAAACTCCGACGAGCTGAAACTGGACCGTTGCGGCGACCTGTTGCTGGGCTGCGGTGATCTCGATCTCGCCTATCATTCGGTGAAACTGGACATGGGTTATGCCGTGACACCGGAGCTGGAGCTGGATCACCTCATTCCCGCCGGCCGGCTGACAGAGGAATATCTGGAGCGGCTCGTGGACCAGACGATGTTCAGCGGTGCTTTCCTCCAATTCAAATGGGGACAA is from Luteolibacter yonseiensis and encodes:
- a CDS encoding glycosyltransferase, with product MLKVSVLLCTHNPKDGYITRTLEALKDQTLPRDQWELMLIDNSSADPLAGRYDLSWHPNGRHLLEKELGLTPARMCGIANASSELLVFVDDDNVLRPDYLAKAVEIAEKHPFLGAWGGNTKGVYEVTPPEWFGKWAEYIGVKKHDRFNWTNVPCNAKCSPIGAGLCVRRAVAVAYAEEQKNSDELKLDRCGDLLLGCGDLDLAYHSVKLDMGYAVTPELELDHLIPAGRLTEEYLERLVDQTMFSGAFLQFKWGQIDKSFSPPGWKSRQLKRWRNRGKSAIDRKLNEAIDRGYARGRLMLGSGMTQQAFLALQAGGKK
- a CDS encoding glycosyltransferase family 2 protein — encoded protein: MSEPNLVSIVIPCFRMARYVGDALESIGKQSYANWEIVAVDDCGPEDGTKGIFEAFAARFPDRRIELIRHEQNGGVSKARNTAIAAAKGEWVAFLDPDDYWLPGHLQAAVEVFKSKPETAVVSCEVEAFTEDEKGVEIVRWRIPPWKIKSFPASLVYHNFIQPSAAVVRKDFLDRISGFDTTPEIQHIEDYDLWIRLAQLEAGFELLQTATCRYRKHPQAATSDPEKMRRLHEVLFRKHILFFIQMQSRLLQAEAESSARVAAKLEGPLFKIAHRVDRLLAKLKTRLVP